From the genome of Virgibacillus siamensis, one region includes:
- the spoIIIAB gene encoding stage III sporulation protein SpoIIIAB, producing the protein MKWIGALIFIAATTWAGFQISKRLNERPKQIRQMKSALQILEAEILYSQLSLKDAFQTIARQVPGPVGNFFDQSGASLEGKNPDLHSDWNYCLNELLYVSSLGGNEGEILKQFGQTLGQHDFDQQQKYIQLTIKHLDRELEEARENQHRYSKMAKSLGLLCGLFIVILLI; encoded by the coding sequence ATGAAATGGATTGGTGCATTGATTTTTATTGCCGCAACTACATGGGCAGGTTTCCAAATCAGCAAGAGGCTAAACGAAAGACCGAAACAGATCCGTCAAATGAAGAGTGCGTTGCAAATATTAGAGGCAGAGATCTTGTATAGTCAGCTTTCACTCAAAGATGCTTTCCAGACAATTGCGAGGCAAGTTCCGGGACCGGTTGGCAATTTTTTTGATCAATCCGGTGCGTCGCTGGAGGGAAAAAATCCGGATTTGCATAGTGATTGGAATTATTGTCTGAATGAACTTTTATATGTTTCTTCTTTAGGCGGGAATGAGGGAGAAATATTGAAACAATTCGGCCAAACGCTTGGGCAGCACGACTTTGATCAGCAGCAGAAGTATATTCAGCTTACGATTAAGCATTTGGACCGGGAATTGGAAGAGGCGAGGGAAAACCAACACAGATATAGTAAAATGGCAAAAAGTTTG